In the genome of Acidobacteriota bacterium, the window CCCCGGGCTCTTCGGGTTTGACGTCGTGTTCAGAGTCGATCGCGGCTCGGACATCGTTCTGAACCCCGTGCTCGACCCGACCCTCTCGACCGCGTGGAACGATCCTGTCGCGCAGACTGTAGATAACGACGCCAACACCGGAGCGATTCACTGGGAGGTGCACAACAGCGGCGGGGCCGTGCTGCCCAAGGGAACGGTCAAGCTCGGCACGATCAAGATCAAGTCGAACGGGTCCGTCAACGGCGTCGGGACGATGCTCTGGGACGACCAGAACTCCTTCTTCATTCAGGCCATCTTTGTGAATCAGGGCGTTTCCAACTTCGTCAACGCCGAGTACACGATCGGATCCGCGCAGTCGGACCTGACGCTGACCGGCTGCGTCCAGTCGTCTCCGGCCGATCCCAATCACTTCGTAGACGGCGACACGGTCACTGTGAGCTGCACCGCCCGAAACCTCGGGCCCGGCAGCCTGCCGCGAGCGACGCTCGCTGTGACCGTCATCTCCGCCGACGCGACGGTCGACAGCACCGACACGGTCATCGATACGACGCAGATCAGTCAGCTGACCGACCCCAGCGTCGACGCGAACAGATCGTCGGGCATCTTCACCATCTCGCACGCCCCTGTCTTCACGACTCCTGGCCCACGGAAGATCTGCACGAAGCTCGACGTCGCCGGACCCACCAGTCTGAACCAGCAGGGCGGCGTGATCTTCGAGACCAACGAGCTGAACAACGTCGTCTGCACGAACGTGACCATCGATTTTCCGGAGCGTGACCTCACCATCGGGCTGGACTCGAATTTCGATCCCCTGATCAAGGCCCGCGGGAACGCGCTCGATCCGAACGCACTGCACGCGGGGAACGGACTGTTCGTGGATTTCACCGTGCAGAACATCGGCACGGCCGTTGCGCGAAATCACACGAACACGGTGGTCCTCACGAGCGATCCGAACGCCAACCCGAATGGGACGACGCTGTGCAGCCTCGACGAGATGTTCACGCAGGCCTCGGTTCCTCCCGGCCTGCTGGGGGGACAAACGGAAACTCGCACCCTCGGTCTGAGCGCCAACACCTGCACGCTTCCCTTCTCATTGACTCCGGGAAACTATTTCATCGGACTCAGCACGGACTCCGGCGGGCAGGTGTTCGAGAGCGACCCCAACGGGAACTCGCTGGAAGGAAACAATTCCGCCTACGTGCCGGTGACGGTCGAAATGGCGTTGCCCGCCCAGCTCTCGGCGACATCGGATACCGGAGCCCGCCTTCAGAAACTCGAGGGGCCCGGCAAGTCTCACGCCGTCTTCACCCTCGGCTCCGTCGTCGATGTCACGTCCCTCTCGTTCACGCTCACCTGGAGCCCGACCAACCTCATGTCGATCGGCAATCCAAACGTGATTGCGGGGGATCCGAACGACGTGGCGCCCAGCGCCTCCTTGTTCGATGCCGCAGGCCGAACCGGCGCGTGCGATCCGCCCATCATTGACAACAACGCCGGCACCCTCACGGTCACCTGCACCGGCAGCGGGACCGGGCCGGGCGCCCAGATTGCCGGAGTCCAGACGGTTCTGGACGTCAATTTCACGACGATCTTCCCGGGACCGGGAACGTTTGCGTTCAGCAGTGTGACGCTGATGGATTCGAACGGAGTGTCTCAACCCGTCATCCTCGACACGAAGGGCACCTTTCTCGTCGAGGGGAATCCCGACGATCGGTACAGCAATCTCACGCCGCCGGTCGACGCCTTCCCGGGCAGCCCCTTCACGACGACTTTCGATCTCTGCAACGTGGGGTTCGGGTTTGCGCCGCCGGGAACGCGATCCTCGGTGCAACTCTCCGCCGACCCCAACGTCACCTCCGGCGACACCGTGGTCTGCAGCTTCCTCGAGTCCGCAAACATCACTCCCGCCTCGTGCGTCAATCGCTCCCTGACCACGTGCAGCATCGCCACCGACCTCAGGCCCGGGTTGTACACCCTCGGCATCACGGACGATCCGGCGGACGCCCCCGGCAAGGCCACGACTCCCGTTACGCTCCCCACGCGCGTCTTCGCGCTGCGCGAAGGGAAATCCGGCGGGCACTCGATCGAATCGACGCGCGCCCCCGACTTCAGCGGCAGCGTCGGCCCGGTTCTGGCGAACGACCCGAAGTTCAGGCCGACATCCATCGGAGGGCTCCGCACGACGGTGCGGAACTTCAACCTCGTGGCGGGCGTCACCAAGCCCACGACCGGACGCCTCATCAACCTTTACCGAACTCCCAAGTTTCTCGACACCGATCTCGACGCGCAGGCGACCTCCCGGTTGCGGCTCCCGAACGGCACGGTGGGAGTCCTGGGCGGCGCCGACATCGACGGGGACGGCGAGGACGAGATGATCCTGCTCAAGAAAGGACAGGGCGGGGAGTTCCTCGACTTCCGGAAGATGAACTACGCGAAGCGCCGTCCCGAGGCCGGGATCAGCATCGCCAGGACGGCGCCCGTGAACGGCCACATCGTGGGCGCCACGGGGATCCAGTTCGACGGCGACGTCGAGGACGAGGTCGTCGTCGTCGTCGATGACGGGACCACGCAGTCGCTGACGATCAACGACATCGCCATCCAGGACCCGAAGATCGCGAGCTCCACGCTCGTTCCCGTCGCCGACGATCTGACCTTCGGAACGACCGCCGGGGATCGCGCGCTCAGCCTTTGCGTGACGGACTACGGGCTCGACGGCACGCTGCTCAATCCGAACGAGCAGATCATCGCCCTGACGGTCGACGGAACGGGGGTCCAGTCGCTGAAGGTCTTCGACCCGCCGACGGTGCTGGGGCCGGGAGCGGGCGCGCAGGCGACGCTGGTGGCCGCGGACAACCAGTTCGGCGGAACGCCGCAGAAGAAGAAGGTGCTGGCGATCGCCTGCACGCGGTGATCAGGACCGCTCGAAGATCTCCTTCGCGATGATCAGGCGCTGGATCTGCGAGGTCCCCTCGTAGATCTGGAACACCTTGGCGTCCCGCATGAGCTTTTCGACCGGGTACTCGCCGTTGAAGCCGTACCCCCCGAAGATCTGGACGGCGTCGAGGGCGGTCTTCATCGCCATGTCGGCCCCGAAGGCCTTCGCGCACGCCGCTTCGCGGGTGTTCCTCTTCCCCTGATCGATCGTCCGGCACGCCTTCCACACCAGGAGCCTGGCCGCCTCGATGTTCATGGCCATCTCGGCGATCATGAACGAGATCGACTGGTGCGCGGCGAGGGGAACGCCGAACGCCTTGCGCTCCTTCGAGTAGCGGACCGCGTGCTCGAAGGCGGAGCGGGCGAGGCCGACCGCCGCCGAGGCGACGATGGGCCGGGTGTGGTCGAAGGCGCCCATCGCGATCCGGAAGCCGTCCCCTTCGTTCCCCAGGCGGTTCGCGGCCGGCACCTTCACGTCGGTGAACGTGACGGCGCGCGTGTCGCTCGCCCTCTGCCCCATGTTCTTCTCTTTCTTGCCGACGTCGATCCCGGCGCTGGCCCTCGGGACGATGAAGGCGCTCATGCCGCGATGTTTCTTGTCGGGATCGGTGTACGCGAGCACGAAGTACCAGTCGGCGACCGAGCCGTTCGTGATCCACATCTTGCTGCCGGTCAGGGCGTAGTCGCTTCCCACGCGGCGGGCGAGCGTCTTGATCCCCGCCACGTCGCTGCCCGCGTCGGGCTCGGTCACGCAGTACGCCGCGAACTTGAACTCGCGGATCATCGGCGCGAGCCATGCCTTCTTCTGCTCGTCGGAGCCGGCGACGATGACGGGCGCCTCGGCGAGAGTGTTGGCCTCCATCGCCGTGCCGATGCCGGTGCATCCCCACGCGATCTCCTCGGCGATGATGGCGCCGTCGAGCACGCCCAGGCCCATCCCGCCGTAGGCCTCCGGGACGTGCGTGTTCATGAGCCCGAGATCCCACGCCTTCCGGCAGATCTCGCGCGGAAACTCCCCCGTCTGATCGTGGTGAGGGGCCTTCGGCGCGATCTCTTTCTCCGTGAACTCGCGGGCCAGGGCGCGGAGCTGTTCCTGCTCTTCCGTCAGATCGAAGTCGACCAAGTGTTCCCTCTTACTTCCCCGCGACCGTTTCGATCGTGAGCTTCCTGAGAATGACGTCCTTGGTGGGCTTGCCGCTCGGAGAACCGAGCGTGGCGCAGACCTTGTTCACGACGTCCTGTCCCTCGACCACCTGCCCGAACACGGAGTAGCCCCCGTTCAGGGAGGGGTACGGAACCTGCGTGATGAAGAACTGGCTTCCGCCGCTGTTCGGACGTCCCGTGTTGGCCATGGCGAGCCGGCCGGGGATGTCGAACTTGTGCGTGGAGACGAATTCGTCGGGGATGTTGTACCCCGGCCCGCCCGTGCCGGTTCCCAGCGGGTCGCCCCCCTGCATCATGAAGCCGGGGATGATGCGATGAAACTTCGTGCCGTCGTAGAACGGCCGCTTCGCCTGGTTGCCTGTGGCCGCGTCCTTGAACTCCTTCGTCCCGGTCGCGAGCCCCGTGAAGTTCTCGACGGTCTTCGGGGCCTCCTTCTCGTAGAGGATGCAGACGATCTTCCCCTCAGTCGTGTCGAAGACGGCGTACTTGCCGGCCTGCGACTTCCACGCGGGGGCGTCGGCCGCGGCCGCGGGTGCGGACGTCACGGCGAGGGCGGCGGCGACGGCGGCCGCGGCGGAAAGACCCTTGAGCGAAGCGCGATTCAACATCTTCGGTTCACCTCCAGATGATGACGATGAGGACGGCCGGCGCTCAGGCGCCGGCGCGTTCGATGGTGATGGACTTGACGAGGACTTCCTTCGTGGGGCGGCCCTGCGGCGATCCGAGCGTGCCGCAGATGCGCTCCACGATGTCCTGCCCCTGGACCACCTCGCCGAAGATGGTGTGCTTGCCGGTGAGCCACGGCGTGGGGATCTGGGTGATGAAGAACTGGCTGCCGCCGGTGTTCGGCCCCGCGTTGGCCATGGCGAGAAGCCCCGGACGGTCGAACTTCAGCGTCGGATGGAACTCGTCCTTGATGTTGAAACCGGGGCCGCCCGTCCCCGTCCCCAGCGGGTCCCCCCCCTGCATCATGAAGCTCGGGATGATCCGGTGGAACTTCGTGCCGTCGTAGTAACGGCGCTTCGTCTTCTCGCGCTTGACGGGGTCCGTGAACTCCTTCGTCCCCTCGGCGAGCCCGACGAAGTTCTCGACGGTGATCGGCGATTCCTTCTCGAACAGACGGACGGTGATCTTTCCCTCGCTCGTCTCGATGGTGGCGCGCATGTGTCGGTTCTCCGTGAGGTTTGCGGGCGGGGCGAACGTCCGCTCAGGTGCCCATGATGTTGTAGCCCGCGTCGACGAAAAGAACCTCTCCCGTCACCCCGCTCCCGAGATCGCTGAGCAGGAAGAGGGCGGCCTTCCCGACCTCGTCCGCCTCGATGTTCCGGCGGAGCGGGGCCTTGTCGCGCGAGACGTGGAGCATGTCGAGGACTCCGGAGATGCCGCGGGCGGAGAGGGTGCTCACCGGCCCGGCGGAGATGGCGTTGACGCGGATATTCTTCGGTCCGAGCTCGTACGCGAGCTGGCGCACCGCGTGCTCGAGGGCGGCCTTCGCCGTCCCCATCACGTTGTAGGAAGGGACGACGCGGCCGCTCGCCATGTACGTGAGCGTGACGATGCTGCCGCCATGCGCCTCCATGTAGGGAGCCGCCTCGCGCGCGATGGCGACCAGCGAGTACGCGCTGATGTCGAGGGCGGTGCGAAAACCCTCGCGGCTCGTCGCCACGAAGTCCCCCTCGAGATCCTCCTTCCGCGCGAAGGCCACGCTGTGGACGAGGTAGTCGATCCGGCCCAGATCCTTCCCGGCGCGGGCGCAGGTCGCGGCGATGTCCTCGTCCTTCGTGACGTCGCACTCGTAGAGGGGGCACTTCCCGCCGATCTCCCGGACGAGCCCCTCGACGCGCTCCTTGAGCCGATCCCCCTGGTAGGCGAAGGCGAGAGTGGCCCCCGCGCCGTGAAGCGTGCGGGCGATCGCCCACGCGAGGCTCTTCTGGTTGGCGACGCCGAAGACGAGGCCCGTCCTCGACGAGAGATCGATCGTGACCATCGGGGCTATTGAATACCACGCCCCCTCAGGAATCAACCGGGGCGCGCTGAGATAGAATCGCCCCACCTGGGAGGAATCGATGATCGCCATCATGCGCCGCGCACGTGCCACGACTCTCGCCGCCCTTCTCACGGTCCCCCTCGCCGCGCCCGGGGGCCCGCCACCGCTCGCCGCGGGGGTCGCCTCCGCGAGCCGGACGGTCCTCGCCAATGGCGCGGAGATCCTCGTCATCCCGCAGCCGGGGGTCCCCCTGGTCGCGGTCGTCTCCGTCATCCGGAGCGGCGCGTCGTCGGAGGGGCCGGGGGAGAACGGGATCTCGCACATGCTCGAGCACCTCCTCTTCAACGGCACGGACGCGCGGACGCAGGAGCAGCTCTACGACGACCTGGATCGCCGCGGGATCGTGAACAACGCCCACACCGGGGTCGACGAGATGACCCTCTTCATGCTCGGGCCCGCGGGCGAGACGGCGGAGATGCTCGCCGCCGAGTCCGAGATGCTCTTCCGCTCCAACTTTCCCGAGGCGAAGCTTGCGAAGGAGCGCGGCATCGTCCTCAACGAGATCGCGAAGGACGCCACGCAGGAGGCGACCCGGTTCCAGGAGGCGCTGGACGCCATTCTCTACGCGGGAACGCCGTGCGCCCTCCCCGTCACCGGGACCGACGCGAGCATCCGCTCCCTCACCCGCGACGCCATCGTGAGCTACCACCGGCGCCACTACCGCCCCGACAACCTCACGGTCCTGGTGATGGGGGACGTCACGCCGGGCGACGCGCTCGCCCGGGCGCGCGCCGCCTTCGGCGGGATCGCCCCGGCTCCCGAGCCGCCGGGGGGTGCGCCGCCGGCATGCCGCCCGGCCGCGGCCGCGATCGGCGTGCTCCATTCCCTCAAGATCCCGGGAGGCTCCCGGCGGATCGCTCTCGCCGCGGAGGCGCCCTCACCTCGCGACCCGCGGCATCCCGCCGCCTCCCTTCTCGCCGCGATGATCGAGCCGGGTCTCGTCGACGCGGCGAACGGTCGCCGGGAGGGGGCCCCCGGAAAGATCCTCGACGCCTCGGTCGAGCTCGCGGGAAGCCGCGGCGGCGCCCTCCTCGAGATCACCGCCACGCTCGACGACGCCCTCCCCTACGACGCGGCGATGCGCGCGCTCACCGGCGCGGTGCGCGAGCGCCTGACGACGCCCCCCGATCCCGACGATCTCGCCCATCGCAAGGTCGCCGACCGCGTCACCCTCTCGCTCCTGGAGGAAAAGCCTCACTACTTCGGCCTCGATCGCGCGCCGACGATCGCGTGCTGCGGGTGGCAGGCGGTCGTGGACGGCCCGGCGAAGATCGCGGCGGTGACCGCCACGGACGTGGCCGCCGTGGCGGCGTCGCTCGCCGATTCGGGCCGGTGGTCGCTCTTCGAGGCAGGGCCCGACGTGACGGAGGGGACGCGCCCCGCCCTCGTCCCGGCTTCGGCGCCCGCGAGCGTCCGCACCGTCCTCCCGAACGGCCTCACCGTGCTCGTCCGCTCGGGGCAGGAGTCCTCCGTCTTCGCGGCGGCGCTCCTCACGCGCGCCCGCTCGGCGAGAGAGCCCGAATCGCGCGGCGGCATCGCGGACCTGCTCCACCGCCTCGCCGGCCACGCGACGGCGTCGCGCAGCGCGTCGCGCCTCGAGAGCGATCTCACGAGGATCGGGGCGCGCGTCAAGGTGACCGACGATCCGTCCATCCCCTACGACGACGCCGACACCACCTCAGAGTTCTCGTTCATGCGCATGGAGACGCTCGACGAGTTCGCGCCGGAGGCGATCCCGATCCTCGCGGAGATGGTCCGCTCCCCCGCCCTCGACACCGACTCGATCGAGAGGATGCGCGGGCTCCAGATCGAGCGGGCGCGCCAGGGCGCGGCCCGCCCCGGCGAGAGGGGGCGCGGGCTGCTCCTCCGCGCCCTCCTCGGGAAGGACGCGCCTCTCGGCCGCTCTCCCTTCGGCACCGAGGAGTCGGTGAAATCGATCACCGCCGCCGATCTCGACGGTTTCCGCCGGATCTACTTCACGCCGTCGAACCTGATCCTCTCCGTCGCCACATCCCTGCCGCCGGAGGCCGCGCTCGATCTCGTCCGTGGGAGCTTCGGCGCGATGGAGGCGGGGACTTCGGGTGCGATCGCGCCCCCCGCCACGACGCCGGCGGCGCCGTCGCGGGTCGAGGAGAAGCTCGGCGGCGCGCAGGCGTACGTGCTCGAGGGTGTGCTCCTCGATCCGAAGCCCGCGGAGGTTCCGGCGCTCGCCGCGGCGGCCGCGATCCTCTCGAAGCGGATGGGGATGGAGATCCGCGAGAAGAAGGGGCTCGCCTACTCCCTCGGCGCGGGAGCGGAGCTCTTCGCGGGGCACCTGCTCTTCACGGTGCGCGTCGGGACGAAGCCGGAGCAGCTCGACGAGGCCCTCGCCGCCGTGGACGAGCAGATCCGGGAGCTCGCGACCCGGCCGCCGACGGAGGACGAGATCGCCTCGGCGATTCGCTCGGAGGGGGTGCGCATCCTGATGCGCGGCCTCTCGCGCATCAACAAGGCTTTCGCCGCCGGCCTCGACGAGCTGCGCGCGCACTCCGCGGTGCCGGCACCGTGGAGGGAACTCCCGACGGTCACTCCCGCCGACGTCGCCGGCGCGGCGAAGGCGTACCTCGCCACGGAGAAGATGACGCGGGTGATCCTCAGATAGAGGCGTACCGGAACTCCCGATTGCCATTCCCGCCGGTCTGAGTTAGTCTCGCAATACCCGCCTGCCGAATGGCTCCCAAAGGAGACTTTCTTATGAAATCGCTGCGCGCCGCCCACGTCGTCCGGTGCATGGGAGTCCTGACTTGCCTCTATTCTTTCTTCTGCGGAGTCGCCGTCTCCGTCGCCTCCGTCCTGCCGGACGACGCACCCGAGTCACTGACCGTCGCCGCCATGCCCACGAACCCGACGGGGCTCGCCGACGACGAGAGGTTTGCTACGACGGACCATCCGAACCTCAACGTGTGGTTCTACGCCTCGAGCCCACCTCTCGTCGTGCCGATCGAGGTGACGCGGGTCTTCAGCAAGAACGGGCTCGACTACCCGTCGCTCCTGACGGCCGTTCCGCAGCTCGTGATTCGAGCGTACGACGTGGACTCCGTCTGTC includes:
- a CDS encoding acyl-CoA dehydrogenase family protein, with the translated sequence MVDFDLTEEQEQLRALAREFTEKEIAPKAPHHDQTGEFPREICRKAWDLGLMNTHVPEAYGGMGLGVLDGAIIAEEIAWGCTGIGTAMEANTLAEAPVIVAGSDEQKKAWLAPMIREFKFAAYCVTEPDAGSDVAGIKTLARRVGSDYALTGSKMWITNGSVADWYFVLAYTDPDKKHRGMSAFIVPRASAGIDVGKKEKNMGQRASDTRAVTFTDVKVPAANRLGNEGDGFRIAMGAFDHTRPIVASAAVGLARSAFEHAVRYSKERKAFGVPLAAHQSISFMIAEMAMNIEAARLLVWKACRTIDQGKRNTREAACAKAFGADMAMKTALDAVQIFGGYGFNGEYPVEKLMRDAKVFQIYEGTSQIQRLIIAKEIFERS
- a CDS encoding peptidylprolyl isomerase, with product MRATIETSEGKITVRLFEKESPITVENFVGLAEGTKEFTDPVKREKTKRRYYDGTKFHRIIPSFMMQGGDPLGTGTGGPGFNIKDEFHPTLKFDRPGLLAMANAGPNTGGSQFFITQIPTPWLTGKHTIFGEVVQGQDIVERICGTLGSPQGRPTKEVLVKSITIERAGA
- a CDS encoding enoyl-ACP reductase produces the protein MVTIDLSSRTGLVFGVANQKSLAWAIARTLHGAGATLAFAYQGDRLKERVEGLVREIGGKCPLYECDVTKDEDIAATCARAGKDLGRIDYLVHSVAFARKEDLEGDFVATSREGFRTALDISAYSLVAIAREAAPYMEAHGGSIVTLTYMASGRVVPSYNVMGTAKAALEHAVRQLAYELGPKNIRVNAISAGPVSTLSARGISGVLDMLHVSRDKAPLRRNIEADEVGKAALFLLSDLGSGVTGEVLFVDAGYNIMGT
- a CDS encoding insulinase family protein: MIAIMRRARATTLAALLTVPLAAPGGPPPLAAGVASASRTVLANGAEILVIPQPGVPLVAVVSVIRSGASSEGPGENGISHMLEHLLFNGTDARTQEQLYDDLDRRGIVNNAHTGVDEMTLFMLGPAGETAEMLAAESEMLFRSNFPEAKLAKERGIVLNEIAKDATQEATRFQEALDAILYAGTPCALPVTGTDASIRSLTRDAIVSYHRRHYRPDNLTVLVMGDVTPGDALARARAAFGGIAPAPEPPGGAPPACRPAAAAIGVLHSLKIPGGSRRIALAAEAPSPRDPRHPAASLLAAMIEPGLVDAANGRREGAPGKILDASVELAGSRGGALLEITATLDDALPYDAAMRALTGAVRERLTTPPDPDDLAHRKVADRVTLSLLEEKPHYFGLDRAPTIACCGWQAVVDGPAKIAAVTATDVAAVAASLADSGRWSLFEAGPDVTEGTRPALVPASAPASVRTVLPNGLTVLVRSGQESSVFAAALLTRARSAREPESRGGIADLLHRLAGHATASRSASRLESDLTRIGARVKVTDDPSIPYDDADTTSEFSFMRMETLDEFAPEAIPILAEMVRSPALDTDSIERMRGLQIERARQGAARPGERGRGLLLRALLGKDAPLGRSPFGTEESVKSITAADLDGFRRIYFTPSNLILSVATSLPPEAALDLVRGSFGAMEAGTSGAIAPPATTPAAPSRVEEKLGGAQAYVLEGVLLDPKPAEVPALAAAAAILSKRMGMEIREKKGLAYSLGAGAELFAGHLLFTVRVGTKPEQLDEALAAVDEQIRELATRPPTEDEIASAIRSEGVRILMRGLSRINKAFAAGLDELRAHSAVPAPWRELPTVTPADVAGAAKAYLATEKMTRVILR
- a CDS encoding peptidylprolyl isomerase, producing MLNRASLKGLSAAAAVAAALAVTSAPAAAADAPAWKSQAGKYAVFDTTEGKIVCILYEKEAPKTVENFTGLATGTKEFKDAATGNQAKRPFYDGTKFHRIIPGFMMQGGDPLGTGTGGPGYNIPDEFVSTHKFDIPGRLAMANTGRPNSGGSQFFITQVPYPSLNGGYSVFGQVVEGQDVVNKVCATLGSPSGKPTKDVILRKLTIETVAGK